CGATGTTTCCACGATGTTCGACGACGTTGCGGGGCGCTACGACCTCCTCAACACCGTTCTGGCCTTTGGGCAGGACCGCGGATGGCGCACCGCCATGGTCGAGGCGCTTGAGCTGCCGAAGGGGAGTGGGGCTCGAGTACTCGATGTTGCCGCGGGCACGGGCACGTCGAGCGCAGCCATTGCGCGCGAGGGGCTTCAGGTGCTTGCCTCGGATTTCTCTGCTGGCATGATGGCTGAGGGGCGCAAGCGGCAACCGCATATCCCGTTCGTGGGGGCCGACGCCACCAACCTTCCGTTCAAACCGCACTCTTTTGATGCGGCCGTGATCAGCTTCGGATTGCGTAACGTCGTGGAACCGAAAAAGGCGCTTTCCGAGATGACCCGCGTGGTCAAGCCCGGTGGCGCGGTCGTGGTGTGTGAATTCTCGACCCCGAAGAATCGGGCGTTCAGGCACGTCTATTCGCGCTACATCATGGGGTTGCTCCCTCGCGTGGCCTCGCAGGTCTCGGCGAACGGTGCAGCCTATAGCTATCTCGCGGAATCGATTCTCGCGTGGCCAGACCAAGAGGGGCTTCGCGAGTGGTTTCTCGACCTCGGACTTGAGCGCGTGCAGTATCGCAACTTGAGTGGCGGGATTGTTGCGCTTCACAGGGGCTACGTTCCTGCCCACTAGAACTGCCGCTTCGCGGAGCGTTCCCACTCCTCCTTCACGACCCCCAAAAACCGTTCACCGAAGCGGCGTTTGGGGGTTTTTATGGTGTGGGCCACGAATGGGTGGTGTGGGGTTGCGTGGTGGTGGGGGTGTGGGTAGTGTTTTTCCTCGTTGCCCCGGAAGGGATGCGGCGGATGCGGACCGGTTGAGACTGGTTTGTGTGTGGCGTATTTTGGCTTGGTGGGCTGGGTTTTCACTCTTGTTGGTGCTGCGGATCACGTGGCATGGATTTGACGGGGTGGGCCTGGTTCGGTAAGTTGTAGGGGTTGCTCCAAAACGAAGTGCTCTGGTGGGTGCGGGTGTTTGGGTGCGCATGTTGTTTGATATCTCAATAGTGTGTCTGTTTATTGATGCCAATTTTTTTTTGGCAGGAACATTGAATTTCTTGTTCAATTTCTGGATGGTCAGCGTAATGTTGATTGTTTTGTTTCTGCTGGGTTTAGATTTTTCTGTTTTTTAATGGAGAGTTTGATCCTGGCTCAGGACGAACGCTGGCGGCGTGCTTAACACATGCAAGTCGAACGATGAAGCTGTGCTTGCACAGTGGATTAGTGGCGAACGGGTGAGTAACACGTGAGTAACCTGCCCTTCACTTTGGGATAACTCCGAGAAATCGGGGCTAATACCGGATATGACTACTGGCCGCATGGTTGGTGGTGGAAAGTTTTTCGGTGAGGGATGGGCTCGCGGCCTATCAGTTTGTTGGTGAGGTAGTGGCTCACCAAGGCGATGACGGGTAGCCGGCCTGAGAGGGCGACCGGCCACACTGGGACTGAGACACGGCCCAGACTCCTACGGGAGGCAGCAGTGGGGAATATTGCACAATGGGCGAAAGCCTGATGCAGCGACGCCGCGTGGGGGATGACGGCCTTCGGGTTGTAAACCTCTTTCAGCAAGGAAGAAGCGAAAGTGACGGTACTTGCAGAAGAAGCGCCGGCTAACTACGTGCCAGCA
The window above is part of the Dermabacter vaginalis genome. Proteins encoded here:
- a CDS encoding class I SAM-dependent methyltransferase, producing the protein MTRADLTKNPADVSTMFDDVAGRYDLLNTVLAFGQDRGWRTAMVEALELPKGSGARVLDVAAGTGTSSAAIAREGLQVLASDFSAGMMAEGRKRQPHIPFVGADATNLPFKPHSFDAAVISFGLRNVVEPKKALSEMTRVVKPGGAVVVCEFSTPKNRAFRHVYSRYIMGLLPRVASQVSANGAAYSYLAESILAWPDQEGLREWFLDLGLERVQYRNLSGGIVALHRGYVPAH